The genome window ACTAGGTGATTTATAAACCCCCTTCATACTCCAAGAAATAACAGactacatacaaaaaaaattttactcaCACTAACTTCATTAAGACCTCAAACACTCAAAAGTTCCAGAAAAAAGTACTTTGAattcaaatttgtattttatacacAACGCATGTAGCTCCTCTATTAACTTAGAAGCAATAACAGCTTACATTTAAAACGTATCGTCAAGAGGCTGTAATACAAATTTCCCGTCTATGGAGTTTTTTCTGAAAGCTCGAATATTATGTATTCCAGCCAAGAAATCAAGAGAGTTCTGTTGGGAACTCGGACAAAAATTTCATACAATTTTCAGTGGAAGTGTAACAACACGCAAAATTAACAAGTCTCGGTTGCATCGTTGCCAGGAAGACCCCAGATACAAAGCTTCTTCTCCACCTCCGCTGaaccccaggagttcaaaaatTCTAGACTAAGCAGTCCAGCGGAGAACACAGCAGCCTCTCGGAGAGAGGGAGGTGCAAACGTCTCAGCCGGTTGGGCGGGAAGGGGGGGCTGGGGAACAGGCAGGGGTTTCGGGGCACTTACAGGTCCGTCAACACCATAAGCTCCGAGTAGGCCCGGTGCAGCAGAAATTCAATGAGGGTGCTCAGCCGGTAGCCCGGGCTAGCCGCAGCTGCAGCGGCCGCCGCCACGGCGGCTCCcgggggaggaggggctggggctgaCGGGGGTCCGCCGCTGCCCCCGCCGCCGCCTCCGGGCGGGACCAGCTGGTGGTTCTCCAGCTGCACTGGGGCCATGGCGGCGCAGGACCGGGCTTGGCGCAACGGCACACGATGCGGTCCTCGAGCCTCCCGGGCGCTCGGTCACCGCGCCGAAACGGGAGCGGGCAGAGTCGCCACCGCCTACCGCCGGGCCGCCTCAGAACAGGAAGCCGTGCGCCGACCGCGGAAGCCCGCCCCCATGTAGCGAGAAGTCCGCCGACCCCAGGGACGGGAGCGAGGGGCGGGGGGAGGCGGGGATCGGGGGGAAGCAGGGCGGCCCCGCAGAGGGGAAGCTGCGCCTCCGCAAACGCTCAGAAGCAGCTTCGCCAGACAGCCGCAACGTACATGTTGACTGCCCGAGGCGGAAGTCGATCGGCAGAGCGGAAGGGGGACCTGCAGAGGACCTTCCGACAGGTCTGTGTCTGTTCTCTCAGCTGTCTAGCGCGGCAGCGCTGGGGGGCGCGTGGGAGTGAGGCGGTACCTGTGCGCGCGCGGGAGAGCGGAAAAGGGAGCCGCGCGCCGCCGGAAACCAGGGTGAGGGCTGAGTCGGAGTCGTCAGCGGGAACGTCAGCAGTTGCCCCGCCCTTACCCTTGCCGCTCTCCCTCCCGCCTCCGCCCCCTGGCGTTGTAAAGGCGACAATTTGCCCAGAGAAATCCACCATCGCTCCGTAAGTGGGGCACAAACACAGCCGAGGGAGGCCTCCTCTAAATGTTCGTGAATTCTGGTTCTGGAATCGCGAAGAAATGGTAGCGGCCGCGCGCTTGTGATTCTCAGGCCTTTGCTCCTCCCATACACGTCCACGGCGCGTTACGTGGGAGAACGTTttcgccctttttttttttttttttcaaactgtggGAAAAGGTGCTAGAAAATATGATTGCGGGTAGGGACAGGGCCGCTGGCAGAATAACTCAACTTTAATAGAGTCGGGTGTATGCTGAGGGCGTCACCGTCCCCCAAATCCTGTCAGTCCCACACAAGAACGGCCCTTAAATCTCCTGCCACGGGCTCtcatatagtttttgtccttGCTCTCGCAGTCACCGCTCTATTCTGAAGGGCTTTTCAGTTCATCCATGCCTACCACCGTCCCCCTATCAAAGTCCACGTTTAATTTTTTGCACCTGCTTTAAAACAGCGATTCTCAACCTCGGCTGCACTTTGGAATTatctgagttttgtttgtttgtttaaatactTAGGTCTATGGGGTTCCACCCCTATAGATTCAGATTTAATTGGTCTGGCGTGAGGTCTGGGCTTGGGGATTTTTTGAACTTTCCCAAGGAGATTCTAGTATGCAGCTAACGTAGAGATTCACCATTAGAAGCATTCGTTGCTGCGACCCCTTTCAAACATCTTTTTGCAGTTTCATCTCCTCTTAGGTGTAAGGGATGTTCATGATGTCCCTAAGGTTAGAATACTCTTGCTGTCATCACTTGAGTAATTCTTTATCATTGTTGAAAGCGGCTCATCTGCTTCTGAAGGTGTAACCTCACTTGTTCCCTCCCTTTGCGGTCCTAAAGCACATTGGAAAAGAATATCATTGTGCTAGTTATTAAAATGCATTGGGATTATTTATACCCCCTACAGATACAGTTGCTGGAAGGCAGCtacctcatttttaaatgttatttttatttttaatggttgaTAGTATATACTTATGgcatacaatgtgatgttttgaaacATGTAACCATTGTGGAATGAGCAAATCAGGCTATTAACATATCTATCAAATGATATACATACTTACTTCttttggtgagaacatttaaaatccactttTAGCAATTTAGGAAGATACAAAAGGTTATTGTTAATTGTAGTCACattgctgtgcaatagatcaccagaacttattcctcctgtctaaccgaaactttgtaccctttgactaatATTACCCCTTTCCCCATCCACTGTCCTACCCAGCCTCTggtggtaaccaccattctactctctacttgtctacttcttttttttttttttttttttttggggggacagagtcttgctctgtcgcgcaagctggagtgcagtggcgcgatcttggctcactgcaacctcgcctcccaggttcaagcgattctcctgcctcagcctcctgagtagctggtattacaggcgcgtgccaccacgtctagctaattttttttttttttttttgtatttttgatagagatggccatgttggccaggctggtctcaaactcctgatctcaggtgatccacccacgttggcctcccaaagtgctgggattacaggcgtgagccatcatgcctggcctgaatttaattcttttttaaggctgaatagtattctgttgtgtatttataccacattttttaattcattcattggttgatggacaCTTTGATGCCACatcttagctattatgaataatggtgcagtgaacatgggagtgcagacatctcttcaacatgctgatttcagttcctttggatatatacccagaagtgagattgctgcaTCCtgtagtaattctatttttagtttcttaaggaacctccatactgttttccaaaatgggtGTACTACGAATTTACATTCACATCAaatagtgtacaagggttcccttttctccacaccttcaccaacacttgttatctttcatctttttgattaTAGACATTCTAACAAAATTTGTTTGCTCCCTACACAAATTAattgtgtggttttaatttgcatagaGAGGCAGGCAAAGGCTACTCTGCTAATGGCTTTAGAGGCCACAGTAAGAAGTTTGGGTTTTATTCTAAATGCAAAGTCATTacaatgttctcatttttttctaggttGGTCAGACCATGCCCATGGTTCCTCCTCGACTTGACTATGAATGCCgcatctgttgaatgaatgcagTTTCTGCTGTTGCTTTCCATTTTGGATAGAAGTGATTGCAAATCTTAtcgaaataatgaaaaaaatacttttcaattCCTTTTCAACCCTTTTGAGTCTGAGGGGCAGCTGTACATTAAATGAAACCATACGtatcataatttcatttttccatcAAAAAGGCTTTAAAGGAAATTCCCCTTTTTCTCCATGTTTTGCAatcttttttgttccttttgttaAAATCAGATTAATCTCATGAAACATCTGAAGCATTTCAGTCAATTTAAGAGCTGAGAAAATATCATGCTGCTAGTTCTGAAACGATCTGAAGTGTGAATCATGTGATCACCAAATAGAGGAACAACTGAAAAATGTGAATGAAAGAAGTATGTACCTATACTATAGTGTCAAATATTTTACTGTAagctttaaaatgataaattggaaACTTTCCAAAAGTGCTTTAAATATGGGTCATTTCTTTAGTAACTCAGCCAAACATACTAACATTTTCGTTCTTTCCCCATTAATTTATTCTACTAGCCCTTCCTATGTTTGCCAAGTGGCTATATTACTGGAATCAGCCCAATTGTCACATAGAACCGATGTttacagtcttttaaaataaacatagataTTAACCCTTCCAGttttaaagcttgaaacttatatt of Macaca fascicularis isolate 582-1 chromosome X, T2T-MFA8v1.1 contains these proteins:
- the LOC135969124 gene encoding putative uncharacterized protein MED14OS isoform X1, giving the protein MRSSSLPGARSPRRNGSGQSRHRLPPGRLRTGSRAPTAEARPHVARSPPTPGTGARGGGRRGSGGSRAAPQRGSCASANAQKQLRQTAATYMLTARGGSRSAERKGDLQRTFRQVCVCSLSCLARQRWGARGSEAVPVRARESGKGSRAPPETRVRAESESSAGTSAVAPPLPLPLSLPPPPPGVVKATICPEKSTIAPLVRPCPWFLLDLTMNAASVE
- the LOC135969124 gene encoding putative uncharacterized protein MED14OS isoform X2, whose product is MRSSSLPGARSPRRNGSGQSRHRLPPGRLRTGSRAPTAEARPHVARSPPTPGTGARGGGRRGSGGSRAAPQRGSCASANAQKQLRQTAATYMLTARGGSRSAERKGDLQRTFRQVGQTMPMVPPRLDYECRIC